cacaccaaaagtgaaatgaataagcctcaagctgaaggaaaagcatatttacacctgtacagtagagggcgcagctcaaacaaacctttctaatctaaagtattttttgcttattagtatggttgaattaggtatattgaagatcagcagcaaagacattggttaataattgagattaaatacataaagtatatttgtgtaatttaatatccTCCTGGGACCCAGGAATAGACTtctgtcctctgtagtggacattatattttagtggttttctctgacatcatacatgtcacagttttaagtctggatgtcctgtaaagagcacattcagggctttGCAGAGATACCAGATTTTTAGAGGTTTCCCCATTACAACAACAACTTCTtggtctttaaatatgactaaaaaaatgaaaattagcactcttatggaaatatgataatattttgtgattatttaaatcggattaattttcaaattgtttattataaatcaacatctcaggaaaatgttatggggtttcaaatcaaaatatgactttctgttatgaaacagaacattgatttcatacatgTCCACTGTAGAGGACACTGGGacttaaatcatgtttatcaggcatttcaggagacacaacaagtgaatagggaaagaaattatatatcaatattcctattaattattagatattattatgaaaatgttgccaattattgctcccattattacacttcttttttcattgcatgttgctccaagaacacattaatatgcaaattagatacagtGTATAGATACATTGTATTGAATGGGAAAACCCATGTATGGCCATTTTACCCTCATATACtgcataaagtaaaatggtatatcaattaattccattatatgtttcataacatagttgagaatcatctttatacaaagtttggttaaaaacaatctGAAGCCTAAAATTGAttggtgattaaaaaaaaaatcccattgtttttgcctatacatgtcatttcatgtcattttattttttaaacaacttagtcctggtgtccactacagaggacatatcataacatatgaataaaatataattttttaaaaatgttattttttcatttgtttcttatgctctaaacaatataatgacgtgaaaaaatactaaatttaaaaaaaaaaaaaaaaacatttgggggtctcaggaggatatagttaattattacaggtttgcaaaaattctgagattgcatttcactgtttttattcattttgaggaatactgaatgtttttgtgcaagtgagataagtaaatgcatgttcacatttagtctaaaactacaataaccctcatgttcacacagcgcacacaacaccctctgcactttatttctctcagcATGGGGACACGAGAGCTgccagtcaataaatgtgaaaaaagtaacttgcgttacttatttgaaaaagtaacttagatattttgttgtaaattgaaaaagtaatgcgttactttcctagttacttgaaaaagtaatctgattacgtaactcaagttacttgtaatgcgttacccccaacactgcgtATGCAGGACTCCTCCAATCATTAAGTCCGCTTAAACTCCGTCCTTGCAAGCTTACGTTCATCTGCCtttttttaacacaatacccaCATCTCAACATCCAATCAAAAACCGATGAATAAAACCTAATttccgccctacattttttatttacgATAATCCGTTACTCTCAGTCACATCACAATACAAAAGAAGAGATCTGTCACTACTTTCGTTCATTACGATTTAAATGTTCATCACTccaagacagagagacagagccCTCGACACGGAGGAGAGAGTGTGGCGGGGGTTTTGCGGGCTCATGGGGTCAAATTTGTCTTCACGTTGGTGGGAGGACACATCTCGCCCATCCTGGTGGCCTGTGAGAAAATGGGCATCCGTATCGTCGACACACGCCATGAGGCCACAGCTGTGTTTGCTGCCGATGCCGTAGCAAGACTTTCTGGTAAGACTGATCATAAACAGAAGCAGACACATCACATCTTGTTAAAAGCAGCAGAAGAAGCTTAAAATCTTCTGTTTTTCTGATATAGGCACAGTCGGTGTGGCTGCGGTGACGGCGGGGCCGGGGCTGACGAACACAGTGACTGCAGTGAAGAACGCTCAGATGGCTGAATCACCGCTGCTTCTGATTGGTGGTGCTGCTGCTACTCTCCTGCAGgtcaggaagtgtgttatagATTATGAGACACGTACACGTGCACTTCATGCGCATGTCGCCTGTGTATTATCTCTCTGCTCTGGTTGGTTTATACCTCTATAACTGCCTtatcttttcttcatttttctttctgtgtcttgtGCAAACAAAAGATATTATCTCAACTCTGATTCTCAGGGAACTAGCCTTGAACCATAAGAGTGAGCATTTGATTATAACAATCATTAAAGGAAAAGTCACACAGAAATTACAATCCTGCCACCATTtccttaccctcatgttgttccgaacctgtatgaCAAAGAAGTTTAGTTACAATTGACATCCGTTTTATGGAACCACCCAAATGTCACagacaatgaaaaatatgtgcTTATGAAAACCAGAACTTTCAGTTTGATGATACTTATAAGACATGTTGTTTAATCCTTTCCCATCTTGCTGCATCTACTAATGGACCTATTGAATCGGaagtataacaataacaataaacaaaacaaacaataaatacaaagttctgccatgaaactctagatggcgcaggctgacaggtccttaactcaatctgctaGCAATCACATCTGATTGGTTCCTGTTGCAtcagcagccaatgagcttgctgctcaactttcaaatacttggtcagtgTTTGCTGTAGTAGTTTGCagcacgctttcagaaacccctcacattccccagctccacctgtatagatctgctatgggtaattcatgtattcatattgtgcagcagcagcatgtcttacttgctcactttctcattccgccaagaccaaaaatattaacattgccaaacactcagagagtCGTCATGACAGAAtgatattagcatccacaccaatgcTTAGTAACGTTATGTTAAagtctgtcactttaaatgctcaaactTCTTTGGATTCTGATTgactgtcaatgtttttatcattcatcagatgaaaaaaaaagtgattccaacaataCTGTTCTTTTGCGTATTAGTTATAGTTGTAGATGTGGTGTGGACTTAACTTAATCTCATAGAAttagaatgattattaaaatgtatatacattattataagtttatttaaacttaacGAGAGTTGTATTTATCGTTGCAGGGTAGAGGGGCGCTACAGGATATTGACCAGATGTCCCTCTTCAAGCCTCTCTGTAAGTTCTGTGCATCAGTGAGGACCGTGAGAGAAATTGTTCCCACTGTAAGAAAAGCCTTGGCCGTCGCACAGTCTGGCACACCAGGTACACAGCGCTGAAATTTACCCATACCTGTATTCTTGTCTCCTTTTGAAATGTTAATCACGTGATTTGTGCAATTCGGAGGAGTTTATTGGGGGGATGGGGTGGTTTAATATGATTTTATCTCTGAGGGGAACTGACTCTTCAGAGAAGTTGAATAATGCCTAATAAAGTAGTGTTTATAAGCGCGGTGCTGCTTTGTGTACGGGGTAACCGGGGTAACTGCTGTATTTCTGCTTTTTCCATAACTGCCGCCTACTGTggatttgcattttcatttagtcTGTCTGCCACTTCTGTTCAGAccattgcaaaaaataaataaaataaaaaatgtattcaataaaatatataattatttattcttttgacatctcttttatcattttaaaaagtagtttaaTGGCTGAAATATGagatttataattaaaaacGTTTTGTTAAAAGTTTTTGTCAAAACTTgtggtatttttaaaaatggtattttttttttaccatcatTTAAGAGTTTATGATTTCACCATAGACACTGGAATTGTTTCAAAACTACATTTCTACCTAAACGTGTAgttctattcttttttttttaaagaagaatTTGAAGAGTATTAATgaatattatttgtattaatagaaattataacatttttctACAAATTATCAGCTTTTTCACTGGTCTGGAGTTTGTAGGTATTTTACTACAGCACAGGTGATGCCATTTTTGTTGGgctcaaaacatgttttatctCTAATTTTTAAAGCGAGTGAGTTTGATTCATGATTTAATTCTATGTAAATGAGCCCTGTTTGTAATTCTGTGAGTTTAATTCTATTTCTTTGATTTCTTTGACAGGTCCAGTGTTTATAGAGTTTCCTATAGACACGCTGTACCCTTACCATGTGGTGGAAAAAGAGTTTGCCCCTAAAAACACTCCCAAAGGGCTGATGGGGAAAATCATTGCATGGTACAAACATTTATCAGTATTCACATACTATTATTCTTGCACCTGATCTTGTTATTAAATGACAAGTGATGAGATTTAGAAgtttttaatacctttcttTAGCATGATTGAAACTATCGTCGTTCTTGTCATCTCTCAGGTATCTCAAGAATCATTTATCAAACTTGTTTGCTGGAGCTTGGGAGACGCGTGATCTCTCCCCACTTCCTGTTCATATCCCTCTTGCCACAGAGGATGAGGTAAAGCTTGTCTACCTTGTTTCTGCAGGCATATTTTCAACTGTTATTGGAAGTTATTCTGTAGATGCAACTGATTAATTATATGATAATGATTCAAGAATTcctttatcatcatcatcatcatcatcatcatcatccagtCTCAGAATAGCACATAACAAGAACTACACCAGGAAAAAAGACCCAAAGCTGAAggagaaatgttgaaatgttgacTTTTGCCCCAAATACATAAGATAAGATCACATTACACTTGAATGGCTCTTAACCCTTTACTCTTCACAGGTCCAAAGGTGTGTGGAGTTGGTGAGCAGAGCCAAGAAGCCTGTCATACTTCTAGGCAGTCAGGCAACATTACCCCCCACACCAGCAGATGATGTCAGGTAAATTTCAGATATGAGATTTTGCTTAAACATTATATGGTCAAAATGTTGTTAAAAATGAAACATGCACAATAAATTATTAACAATAAGATCTATaatatgcatttagaaaatagttTGGATGAGTTttcgtttcatgccgactttaagatCCTAAGAAACATAAATTCAGTAtgtgtgtccaaacttttgattggTACTGTAAGTATGGAATACATCGATCAAAGTAAATGCATTGGTTTGTAAAGTCCAAAACAACAGCAAATGATGTACATTATTGATCAAAAGCCTTTGACTTTGACTGATAAATCGTGATTATCAATAACTCAGTCAATTTTTAGtcacaagattttttttattttttttatgtgtctCACAGAAATGCCTTAGAATCTTTAGGCATTCCCTGCTTCCTGGGTGGAATGTCCCGAGGGATGCTGGGAAAGAACAGTCCACTGCACATTAGACAGAACAGGAGAGATGCCTTAAAAGATGCTGACCTCGTACTGCTGGCAGGTGGGAAACGGCGCCAGCTACTGTACAGTTGGAATATGTGCAGTATTTGTGTTGTCTACAGCTCTTTGTATGTTTTGGAAAATTGTGATTTCCAGGCTTGGAAAAGataattaatacaattataaaaagtaaaatcatggacatttataaaacatttacattcatgGGAAGTGGGAAAGTGTGTGTTTTGCATAGTTCTTATTCCTGAATGTATTTGTTTTGGTGGATAGGTACAGTGTGTGATTTCAGACTGAGTTATGGAAGAGTTCTGAACAGACGGAGCAAAGTCATTGCAGTCAACAGAGACAAGAGTCAGCTACTAAAGAACTCAGACATGTTCTGGAAGCCAACAGTGGCCATTCAAGGTGAACGACTATTTTGTTTGTATAGTACAGTTACAACAAAGCTAGTAGatatacactacctttcaaaggtttggggtcggtaagatattttaatgtttttgaaagaagtcacttctgctcaccaaggctgcatttatttaatcaaaaatacagtaaaaacagcaatattgtggaacattattacaatttaaaataaccattttctatttgaatatatttaaaaatgtaatttattcctgtgatcaaagctgaattttcagcatcattactccagtcttcagtgtcacatgatcattcagaaatcattctaaaagtACTCATTtgctgctaaagaaacatttcttcttattattattattattatcaatgttgttgtgctgcttaatattttggaggaaactgtgatacatttgatcaagattctttgatgaatagaacatttaaaagaacaacatttattagaCATAGAAAAATTTtagaacattataaatgtctttactctcacttttgatcaatttaatgcatccttgctgaagtattaataaaaaaaatcctactgttcccaaacttttaaacagtagtgtatatattaaaatatattaaatatatatatattttaaatacataacatcaggtaataaaaatttttttgtcacaaaaaacaaaaagccaATACATTTACATCAAATGTCACTAATAAAACTAGACACATAATTTATATAACTACACAATATAAAAACTGTGATAATCAGCAGcatttaactaaatattttgaTAGAAAATAgaagacttaaaggattagtcactttcaaatacaattttcctgataatttactcacccccatgtcatccaagatgttcatgtctttctttcttctgtcgaaaagaaatgaaggtttttgatgaaaacattccaggattattctccttatagtggacttcaatggcctccaaacagttgaaggtcaaaatgacagtttcagtgcagcttcaaatggatTTAAACGTTACCAGACGAGGAatgagggtcttatctagcgaaacgatcatcATTTTCGaaaatgctttatataaacaaatgatcaccttccaagtgcttctgcCAAAAGCGcacttctgtattcttcaaaaagcttacactgtgtgtcctacaccttccttattctacttacggaatgaacgcaGCACCAGTTctatttttttccgtaagtagaatagaagtagaagcacttggaaggtgatcatttgtttatataaagcatatacatttacatttttttcgaaaatgaccgatcgtttcccttattactcatctggtttcgtttaaagctctttgaagctgcactgaaactatcattttgaccttcaaccgtttggaggccattgaagtccattataaggagagtaatcctggaatgttttcatcaaaaaccttaatttcgtttcgactgaagaaagaaagacatgaacatcttggatgacatggaggtgagtaaattatcaggaaaattttatttgaaagtgaacttatCCTTTAACAAGCAGAGGcttaaatgaatcagtgaacCAATTCACTAAACTgaaacttaaaagatatataacATATACTGCTATTTGTGTTACATAACAAGCTTTCCTTTCCCAACTGATTCAGGCGACGCTGGTTCCTTCCTTCTGCGTCTCTCTAAAGCCCTGAAGGGACACAGGTGCCCAGAGGAATGGCCTCAGAAACTGAAAGAGGCAGATGACATCAAAGAGAAAACTAACAGGTGATCTTACTCCAGTGCTTGGATTCATTGTCTGTGGAGACACTGACCCTTTTCCACCGACACGTTTACGCAGGTTTCCAGCTGTGTCCGTTCTCAAACCATTCTGTGCATTTTCACTGCAGAAAAGGGGGTTCTGGGCCGGAAAGATTGGTTTTTAGACCAGTTATAGTCACAAAAACAACACGTAGCAAGTCTGTGGAAACACGCGGCCGGTTCGCGACAGGCTTAAGTTTGCTTGGCCGAAAACAGGCTCTGGCTTAAGAATACGAACCATTCTGGTGGAAAAGGGCAGACCTACACTGACTGCATAGCCCAACCCCACATACAACcctgttaaacatttaaaaacaattgcCAGTAATCCCtccatattttatgttaatacccttaaattatgtttttgacCTCAGAGCAAAAGCAGATGAGAAGACAGAGAGGCATTTGAACCCTTTGAGTGTTTTGCACCATGTGGATGAGCTCTTGGCTGAGGACAGCATCATTGTGGCTGATGGGGGAGATTTTGTTGGCAGCGCTGCATATATCATGAGACCACGGGGCCCGCTCCGCTGGCTGGACCCAGGTTAGAGGCAGAGCCATCACTGTAGAGCCACATTTTAATGTCTTTGATCAGACTGTGAGCATTTGAACAACTGAAAGAATCCACAAAAAATCTGATTGCATAGGTTTATCCCTTATTATGTCTGAACTTCTAGAACACTAGACTTCGAGCACGCAAAATTTctataaaatgtgttaaattcaacataaattcaatatataacaaataaataaaaataaatccaaaaagTGAAAATATACAATCTGCACCAATTTACTGCAAAAATGTGcgttcttttaattcagccaagaggtcacACTGTGTCGACGCCGATAGCCTTGTGGGCTGTGTGCTGACATATAGCGCCGTTGCCCGTCGGCGATccgagttcgagtcccggctAGTAGATCTTTCCTGATCCTGTCCTCCCTTTCCTCTCTTCCACCTCGTTTCCTGTCCACTCTATAATATCCTAATACAATATAGGCAAAAGtcgccaaaaataaatctttaaaaaaaggaaaaaagaaaaagaggtcACACCCTGACTTATTGATCTTCATTTGGTCACATGTCTTCACGTGAGACGAATtggcaggtcagagttcaccagaCTTGAACTTTGGAGCACACCGAAATACAAAACTTCTTCACACAAGCTTGCTGTTTTGGTCTCTAGCATTCGTATGCATtagaatggaagtcaatgggatgAAAAGTGTGACCACTCCTTTAGACTGATTCAAGCTTTTTTCCCCtagtaaatttacattttttttaaagcattaatTCTATGTTTCATTACACACACTTAGTGATTTTATCTGTTTGAAACAAACATAtccatatattaaaataatatcagtATCTCTTTAGGAGAGGACATTTTATAcacaaaataacatgaattagtTCAGTGCCTACCTTTGTTTTTGGTCATAACAAGTagcattaaaataaaagaagattCAATGAacatattgtatttatttttgtatgaacAATCATAAAGAAAGAATAATTTTCTTAACCGGGTTAACAACATGTTTTATGTATGGAAGCTTATTTCtgcaactaaataaaaaaataaaaattagttataaagtcagaattgcgagtcatagagtcagaattgcgtgatattaaaatcagaattgtgaattcTGAGAatttttctctcacaattgcacgttataacacgcaattgcaagtttatatcatgcaattctgactctgtgactcacaattctgactttatatctcacaattccaaggaaaaaagtccgaattgtgagatgaaaagttgcaattaccttttttaatttttatttcatggcggaaacaagcttccataattatGACATGTAGTACATCAGAACATAAGTTATGAAATACAAGGTTATAAAGTAATGAATGGGATAAATAAAGACAGAACTGGTGCATACTGTAcagcaggggtctcaaactcaaattggcggggggccgtttctgtgattgacacctcataggagggccatattaacattcaggcgcaagaaagcgcaacatttcagaaaatttactttcctttgcaatatttctcatttacttccaatttcattaggcctactaaaatattatactataaatattttatttaccatactaaatgtaaacagcactgtctctctcattgttacagagtgtaatataattatataatactattactaatataatactactaataatactactaatataatactattaattgcaatagtctggtgcaacttctcacattcaacaaggtgcatggaataaaaaaaattagtaatttaggaacaaaaccagcaacacttgtggcgtggaggggtcagaaataaacaaaaaactggagctatatatatatatcaactttattttgccaaaaaataaaaatctctcattgttagcctacatacattattagtttttaacatttagtggaagtattttcacttactttatgttagcttaaataacattaaaatcttgcactgaacaacacggtactgaacaaatacaatccctgaatacatttgtacactcttctgtttcttgacagacctggcagcgcttgtgctcacacagctgagacacatttgtccaagatgccgtttgagcatcggtaacgtttaatggtTGCATCGGACacgtttcggtggtttaaattgatgctcgtgacttaaagtcgagtgcttttactgtaatttggGCAAgagcgctcataatagaagcgacgcggttgagagcgcggctcatggttgcatagcaacgacagatgccactggagcgaaagcgctttggaaagaaggagaatgcggcgcggccgcttatgtgacgcgatatgtgaatgccccttagaacggcgactttttctttgcatatcagacaggtagcaactagataataataataataataataataataatttagcgggccagattatgttttatttttgagatcagttgcgggccgggtagaggGGGAGGGCGGAccgtaaatggcccgcgggctggcagtttgagaccactgctgtACAGGAATAAatcttttatcattttattgatttttgttgttatacTTACCTCAAGCTGCCTAGAGATTCCAGCTGAGGATGAAGGTTATGTTCATACAGCTTCTTAGGGCTCATCTCAAAAAAGCAGCAGTATAAGACTTCCCAAACTTTAAATATTCTATCTAATATACAAACTAAGTAAGTAATTTCCAGTAAAAAGCACAGAGAACCACATTCAGATCACTCTCCAAAATTCGTATCACTGAAGCCTCTACTTCCAGGTCAGAGCCAATGAGAGTAGAGCGCTGTTTAGCCCACCCACACAAGAAGTTTGTGCAAGAATGGTGAATAAAAAGTTGGTCAACGAAAACTttgaaaatttaaattaaaactgtGGCAGtgattttggttacactttatttcaacgtTCCACTTTAGGTATTCTATTAACAATAAGTAActtgtcaactaactctcattagagtattagtagaccgttagtagactgttaggttagggttaggtatTAGGGTTTGTAGAAAAAGTTGACGTACTGTAGTtgaaaagttacttatagtcagtagaatgtctgttgcaggaccatcaaaataaattgttagcagatattaagcacaCCGTTTTACTCTAATAACCgatagttgacatgtagttgcaaagttacttaagAGTTAGTAGAACGTCTAACTCGGATACAGTGTGGCTGAATTTGATACCTTCACACGTCACAAGGTAACAAGCCCTTACAACACTGATTATAACTTTTAGAGCATTGAATTCAGAATGTATTAAAACGTGTGTTTTGTAAAAATGCACAACATTTACAACATTTCtaggatagttcacctaaaattaTATCAcctacatatatacatatatacagtacagtccaaaagtttggaaccactaagatttttaatgtttttaaaagaagtttcgtctgctcaccaaggctacatttatttaattaaaaatacagtaaaaaacagtaatattgtgaaatattattacaatttaaaataactgtgtactatttaaatatattgacaaagtaatttattcctgtgatgcaaagctgaattttcagcatcattactccagtcttcagtgtcacatgatccttcagaaatcattctaatatgctgatttgctgctcaagaaacatttatgattattttcaatgttgaaaacagttgtgtacttttttttttttcaggataccttgatgaatagaaagttcaaaagaacagcatttatctgaaatacaaagcttctgtagcattatacactaccgttcaaaagttggggtcagtaagaatttttatttttatttttttgaaaagaaatgaaagaaatgaatacttttattcagcaaggatgcattaaatcaatcaaaagtggcagtaaagacatttataatgttacaaaagattagatttcagataaacactgttcttttgaactttctattcatcaaataatcctgaaaaaaaatattgtacacaaatattttgtacaattgtacacattaaatgtttcttgagcagcagatcagcatattagaatgatttctgaaggatcatgtgacactgaagactggagtaatgatgctgaaaattcagctttgcatcacaggaataaattactttgtgaaatatattcaaatagaaaacagttattttaaattgtaataatatttcacaatattactgtttttactgtatttttaattaaataaatgtagccttggtgagcagacgacacttcttttaaaaacattaaaaatcttagtggttccaaacttttggactgtactgtatatatatatatatatatatatataagttgaCAACAGcaaagtgagatattttatcattttgatgaTAGAAGAAATATATTATTCCTATCAGATACTTATTTATTGTGTACTACTGaatcaatataaaatatatatatatatatatatatatatatatatatatatatatatatatatatatatatatatatatatatatagtatgcattttcaaaataaaccatcaaaccatcaaaataaaatgttatcttAAATTCATAATCCATGATTTCCAAAAAAAAAGCTTTGAAAATTAAGAATaaataatattgtttatttgGATAACATGTTGCATTTTTGCCATTGAGTTCATTTTCAGAGTTTGTCTTCTTTCCTCATTGTGTAATTTCATGAAAAGctactttctctttttttggcaCAAATTTAATTCCATAATAATCtccatctgtttttttttttttcaaacctaTCATATGCACTCATAGTGTTTGTGTTCATCATGACTTGTGGCTTCTCTTTGCACCAGGGGCTTTTGGGACTCTGGGTGTTGGAGGAGGGTTTGCTTTGGGAGCGAAACTTTGTCGACCTGAGTCTGAGGTAAGATCTTAAAGTCGccttttttatttcttgttaaatatgttttactCAGATCTACAGCTGAATTACAATGCAGCCTTAATCACAtaactgtgcatgtaaacatagccAATATCTCGTTTACAGGTATGGATCGTTTACGGTGATGGTTCCCTCGGATACAGCGTGGCTGAATTTGATACCTTCACACGCCACAAGGTAACAAGCCCTTACAACACTGATTATAACTTACAGCACTGAGTT
The Megalobrama amblycephala isolate DHTTF-2021 linkage group LG19, ASM1881202v1, whole genome shotgun sequence DNA segment above includes these coding regions:
- the ilvbl gene encoding 2-hydroxyacyl-CoA lyase 2, translated to MDIYGVLGCSLGAALGGLILVSYKLGLLYQLFHKTERQSPRHGGESVAGVLRAHGVKFVFTLVGGHISPILVACEKMGIRIVDTRHEATAVFAADAVARLSGTVGVAAVTAGPGLTNTVTAVKNAQMAESPLLLIGGAAATLLQGRGALQDIDQMSLFKPLCKFCASVRTVREIVPTVRKALAVAQSGTPGPVFIEFPIDTLYPYHVVEKEFAPKNTPKGLMGKIIAWYLKNHLSNLFAGAWETRDLSPLPVHIPLATEDEVQRCVELVSRAKKPVILLGSQATLPPTPADDVRNALESLGIPCFLGGMSRGMLGKNSPLHIRQNRRDALKDADLVLLAGTVCDFRLSYGRVLNRRSKVIAVNRDKSQLLKNSDMFWKPTVAIQGDAGSFLLRLSKALKGHRCPEEWPQKLKEADDIKEKTNRAKADEKTERHLNPLSVLHHVDELLAEDSIIVADGGDFVGSAAYIMRPRGPLRWLDPGAFGTLGVGGGFALGAKLCRPESEVWIVYGDGSLGYSVAEFDTFTRHKTPVIALVGNDACWSQISREQVPMLGSNVACGLAFSDYHIVADGYGGKGYLIGREDELRLDDIIKKAQQECREGRATLLNVLIGKTNFREGSISV